Genomic window (Herpetosiphonaceae bacterium):
GGGCGGCGGCGCTCGGCTTTGAGGTGCCTCGCACGCTGATCACCAGCGATCCGGCGGCGGCACGCGCCTTCTTTGAGGAGTGCCATGGGCAGATCATCTTCAAGGTGCTCTCCGACTCGTTCCTTGGCTTGCAGGCCGCCGATCCGAGCGGCGGTCAGGCACCGCCCGCGTCGTTCAAGGGGGCGCGCACCACGCTGATCACCGCCGACAGGCTGGATCTGCTTGATCTGGTGGCGCTCGTGCCCTGCCAGTTTCAGGAGTATATTCCCAAGCGCGTAGAGCTGCGGGTCACGGTGATCGGCGATGAGCTTTTTGCCGCCGAGATCCACTCGCAGGCGCATGAAAAAACCAGAGTCGACTGGCGCAACTACGATGTGACCATCCCCTACCATAAAGCCACGCTGCCGCCCGATGTTGCCGATCGCTGCATGACCTTTGTGCGCAGCTACGGGCTGAACTACAGCGCGCTGGATCTGATCGTGACGCCCGATGGACGCTATGTATTTATCGAAAATAATCCCAACGGACAGTTTATGTTTGTCGAGGAGCTGGTGCCCGAACTCAAGCTGCGGGCTCATCTGGCGGCCTGTTTGATCCGAGGCGCGAACAGCTAGCGCCGGGCGGGACGGAGGTAAAAGAACCAGGAACCGAGCGCCACGCGCTAGAGCAGAGATCTCGAAACCTGGAACTCGAAACGCAACGCTCCACGCGCGCGACAACGATAAACCAGGGCCGGATTGCGTCCGGCCCTGGTCGTGTGTGAAGCGCGATCGGCTTCACTATCTTTCTGATAGAGGTGTTTCAATAAATACAATAGCTTTAATCTACACTCGATTTAGCAAGCGCGGCGTATTAGCCCAACCCATCCTGTCCATAGCCGTCGGTCATCGTGCCATAGCCGTCGGTCATCGTGCCGTAGCCGTCGGTCATCGTGCCATAGCCGTCGGTATTCATGCCGTAGCCGTCGGTCATCGTGCCATAGCCGTCGGTATTCGTCGTGTAGCCGTTACCGATGTTCTTCAGCTTGTAGCCGCTTGAGCAGGCATACGCCTTGTG
Coding sequences:
- a CDS encoding DUF4744 domain-containing protein, which translates into the protein MNSKLLAFNIAQDLPDAEIDAADAHYDAQEQVWVDNGQALAATNTDHKAYACSSGYKLKNIGNGYTTNTDGYGTMTDGYGMNTDGYGTMTDGYGTMTDGYGTMTDGYGQDGLG